The DNA window AGAGGAGCAGGAAATTGACCAGGATAAGGAACGTCCATTTGCCCAGTTCCATTTCTACGGCAAGATGGACTATCTTCTGGGGTATCTGGTTGATGGTGAGCACCTGGCCGAAGAAGACCGCGGCGCCGATGATCATGAATATCATGGCCGTCGTCTTCACCGTATCCTTCATGATGGCCGGGATATCTTTGATGCCAAGCCGCCGGTAAACCAGGAAGCAGATGATAAAGGCCATGAGGGCCCCGATACCTGCCGCTTCTGTAGGCGTAAATATCCCGAGATAGATGCCCCCGATGATCACCGGAGGCATTATGAGTGAGAGGGATGCACGCTTGAATGCCTTCCAGCGTTCCAGCCATGATGACGGGATATCTCCCTCCAGGCCCGGTGTGCGTGATGCGTAGAACCAACAGTAGATGAGAAAAAGTAACGATATGAGGACACCCGGAACAATTCCCGCTATGAAAAGCTTTCCTACCGATGTATCGGTAATGGCGCCGTAGATGATCATCGGCCCGCTGGGTGGGATCAGTATCCCCAGCGTTCCCCCGGCGGCTACAAGGCCAAGCACGAAGGGTTTTTCGTATTTGTAGCGCAGCATGGCAGGAATGGCCGCAATCCCTATGGTCACGGCCGTGGCCGCACTGGAGCCGCAGATAGCTGCGAATATGGAGCAGGTGACCACGGCGGTCATCGCTATCCCTCCCGGCAGGTGCTTCAGCCAGACATGGACGAAATCGAAAAGATCGTCCCCGACTCCCCCTTTTGTCATGATATGGGCCATGAGCATGAAAAGCGGCACCGCCAGCAGCACGAAGTTGTCCATGGCGGCATACATGGTCGAGGGAAGAGTGGAGAGACTCTGCCCGGTTAAAAGGAGGATTCCTGTGGCGAGGGAGGCCAGCGATATGAAAACAGGAAGCCCCGTGGCGAGGATCACAAGGAGTATTGCGAAAATGATTATTATCTCCATCAGTGCCTCCCCGCCGCCAGCGATATAAGCTTGTTGATAAGTTGGAGGATCAGGATGCCCGACCCCACAGGCACAGCCAGGTGCGACAGAACGAGAGGAAAATCGATGGCGAGGGAGCGGCTGCCCATCTTAAGCGTAAGCGCAACCATGTCGATCCCGTGGTAAAAAAGGATCGACATGAAGAGTATCCCCACAAGGTAGTGGAAAAGCAGCAGGGCCCGCCTTATCCGCGCCGGTGCCTTGGAGATCAGGATGTCGACCCCTATATGTGCATCCTCTTTCAATGTGTATGCGGCGCCAAGAAATACCGCCCAGACCATGAGATAGACCGATATCTCTTCGGACCATCCTATGGGACGGTTGAAAATGTACCGGGCTATTACTGCGTAGCCGACTATCAACGTCATGATGCCGGTAAACACGCCCCCGATAACCGCCGCAAAGCCGGTGACCCTGTCGATAACCCTCTCCAGGAGCCGCACCATGCCATACCTCCGTTATTTTCCGATTTTTGTGATGAGGTCCACGAGTTCTTTGCCGTCCTTGCCGGTCTTTTCGAGGAAGTAATTCAGCACGGGTTTCTGCATGACCTCTTTCCACACCTTTGCTTCCTCTGCCGTCTGAATGTGGATAATCATCTTCTTGTTCCTCAGCTCTTTCACGGCAATATCTTTTGCCTGTTCGCTGTCTTCTATGCTCTTCTTTTGAGTTGCCAGCCCGGCATCCTTGATGATCTTGCGCAGATCGGCAGGAAGGGAGTTCCAGAATTTCGGGTTGACGAAGACGCAGTGTGCAACGGTGAAGTTGTTCGACACGGTCCCGTACTTCTGGACCTCGTAAAAGTGGCGTGCAAGCGCTGCATCAATGCCTGTGAGCCCTGCATCGATGGTGCCCCTCTGCAGGGCCGTATAGACCTCGGGGCCGCTGATGGGCATTGTTGATGCGCCCAGGGCTTCCGAACCGAGGTTCATGATCTTCGATGTCCCCCGCATCTTCTTTCCTTTAAAATCCTTCGGCTGAATCAGTGGAGCATTGTTGGAGGTGTATACGTTGGTACGGCACTGCAATACCCACATGAGAGGCACCACGCCTTTCGTTTCCATTTTTTTGAAGAGTATCGCCCCTACTTCGCCGTTTAGCGCCTTTTCGATCACGGGCAGGTCGGTAATGAGGAAAGGCACAAGAAAGACGTCCATTACCGGAAGGACGCCGGCCCACTCGAAGTTTGTGGTCACTCCAGCCTCGATTGCGCCGGTAGCCACGGCATTGATGACCTCTTTAGGCTTGAAGGCCTGCGCTGCGGGGTAGATCTCCACTTCGACCTTGCCCCCTGTCTTCTGCTCTACCAGGCCCTTAAAGTACTTGATGTCAACGGCAATATGATGGGTCTCAGGCAACTGGTGGGTGAGCCGCATCTTGTATGTAGCTGCGCCGGCAGGCAGCGCCAGCAGCATTGATACGATTACAACCAAAAGCATCTTCGTTGTCTTCATGTCTCTCTCCTTTTCCTATTTATTTGTCTTTTGCAGGATCTCAAAAAGGTCGGCGCAGTAGAACGCCTCTGTTTCTCTCACCTTTGCGAGACCCACAAGAGCATTGAAATCGCTGAAAGCAACCATCTTGTTGATACACCCTGCGGTAGTGCCGGTGGCAGCGAGTTCCTCCAACACTGTTTTTACCCCATAGGCAGCAGCATAGATCGTTGAGAGCGGGAAGGTGGCTACACTGTACCCTATATCCTGAAGTTCCTTTGCAGTGAGGATCGGCGTCTTGCCGCCCTCTACCATGTTTGCTAACATCGGGGCCTTTACCTCTCTGCAGACGCGCCTCATGGCTTCCACTGATTCCGGCGCCTCGATGAATATGAGGTCGGCGCCTGCCTCTTTATACCTGTTTCCCCTTTCGATAGCTTCATCGATACCGTGAACCGCCAGGGCATCTGTACGGGCCATTATCACCAGGTCATCGTCCTTGCGCGCATCAACAGCAGCCTTTAGCTTGGAGACCATCTCCTCGGTTATGATCACCTGTTTTCCTTCCATGTGGCCGCAACGTTTGGGGAACACCTGATCTTCAAGAAAGAGGCCCGCTACGCCGGCGTTTTCGAAGAGCTTTACAGTTCTGGCCACGTTGGTTACGTTGCCGTGTCCCGTATCACCATCGACAAAGACAGGAATATCGACAGCATCCACTATGTACCGCACGTGATCCACCATCTCCGAAAGCGTAAGAAGCGATACATCGGGTTTCGCCAGGAGAGAGCCCGATGCGGGATATCCTCCCAGCGTGACCGCCTTGAACCCCGTCTGCTCGGCTATCTTTGCCGAGAGGGCATCATACACACCCGGCAGTACGAGTATCTTCTCGTCCAGTATGAGCTTCTTGAAATGTGTTGTCTTTCTCATTTTGTCGTCCTCCTTCTTTGGACACGAGGGCTCAGGACAACCTGGCCCTTATCGCTTTGATACAAAAACCACCAATACTTTTGCCGGCTTATTTCCTACGGCCCTGGTATAATGTGGTTTGCTTGATTCGAAACAGTAGCTGTCGCCCTTTTTGAAGGTATGGCTTTCCCCGTTATATAAGAACTCTTGTGTGCCCTCAAGCACGTAGCACAACTCCTGCCCCTCGTGGACTAATGGCTCCAGGGGAAAGTCAGGCCCGATGGTTACCACATAACCGTCCATGAGACGATCCATCTTTTTATCGTTAACCGGCTGATACGTATAGGCCGGACTTCCCGACGGCCTTGGAATGACCCTTCTTTTTGAGGCCTTCATGATTGTAATGGATTGTTTTTCGCCCCGGCTTGCCTCGCCGCTTATTAGGAACAAGACATCGACGCCAAGCACAAAAGCAATTTTAGTCAGGGTGCTGATAGGCGGCTCCCTCTTGAGTGTTTCGATCTGGCTGAGATAGCTCTTGGCGAATCCTGTTCTCGCGGCAAGATCATCGAGTGTAAGCCGTTTTTCCTTTCGTATGGACCTTACGCGCTGTCCTATCGCGGTGCATATCTCTTTTGCCCTTTTTTCCGCTGTTCTCATTGTGAACAATTTTATGCTATTAGTGAACTTTGTCAAGAAAATTTATTATGTATTGTTTCCCGGGGTTACAAGACGGCCTGCCTTTTTTCCCTGATAAACAGGGAGAACAAAAAGGCGGCAAAGGTCACAATGCCTGCCGCGATAAAGGCATGCCGGAAACCTGCAAGCATCATGTGGGGCCGGGTCTGCGCAATGACCTCGAGGGAGATATTGTCGGGGAGTGCTTCTGAAAAGATAGTTTCGAACACGCTTACCCCGAATACAAGGCCAAGACTTGTCATGGTGGTGAATACGCCGGATGCAACGCCCTGTTCCCGGGACGGTGCATGTCTCATTGCCTGGTTGTTGTTTGGAGAGATGAACATCCCGTACGAAAGGGCAAACCATATGAGGAAGATAATGCCGAATATGAGCCCCTGGTATTCCGAGGTAACGGCGAATGTGAACATGCAAAGGCTCCCCGATATCATTGCAGCGGCACAGAGATAACTTGGCCTGATCTTATCGGAGATCTTCCCGGCAACAGGCCCTATGACAACATACACAGCAGAGAAACATAAAAAGATCATCCCTACCTGCTGACTGTTGAGACCTTTTGCGAACTCAAAATAAAAGGGTGTGAGAAAATTGACGCCCGATAACACCATGAAGGCCGCGAAAGCCGCGACATTTGCATACATAAAATTATGGTTCCTGAATAATTCCAGGTCCATCAGGGGGTTTGAAGACCGTTTTTCCCACCAATAGAAGGCAGCGAGCAGCAGGCATGACGCAATAAAAAGCCCCACAATAAAGGCAGATCCCCACCCAAGCTCCTGACCCCTGTTCAATCCATAGGTAAGGGCAAGGAGTCCGAAAAAGCTTAAGCCTGCGCCTGCTATATCGAAACCCTTTCCCTTGGTGCGGACATCACCTGCTGTCGCCTTTTTCTCAGGTATCACCTTCTGCGCGACAAGGACCGCAACGATCCCGATGGGAATATTGATGAGGAATATCCAGTGCCAGGAAAACAGACCGGTTATGAATCCCCCGAGAGGGGCGCCGACTATCAGGCCGAGTGCGGCGCCGGTAGCGGCGATACCGAAGGCTGAGCCGATGATCGTATCGGGCAGATATTTCGGTATGGCGGCGAAGGCGCTGGTCATGATCATCGCCCCGCCAATGCCCTGGAGACAGCGGGAGATGATGAGCATATTGATGCCGGGCGAAAGCCCGCACAGGAGAGAACCTGCGGTAAACACACTATAACCGATAA is part of the Syntrophorhabdaceae bacterium genome and encodes:
- the dctP gene encoding TRAP transporter substrate-binding protein DctP produces the protein MKTTKMLLVVIVSMLLALPAGAATYKMRLTHQLPETHHIAVDIKYFKGLVEQKTGGKVEVEIYPAAQAFKPKEVINAVATGAIEAGVTTNFEWAGVLPVMDVFLVPFLITDLPVIEKALNGEVGAILFKKMETKGVVPLMWVLQCRTNVYTSNNAPLIQPKDFKGKKMRGTSKIMNLGSEALGASTMPISGPEVYTALQRGTIDAGLTGIDAALARHFYEVQKYGTVSNNFTVAHCVFVNPKFWNSLPADLRKIIKDAGLATQKKSIEDSEQAKDIAVKELRNKKMIIHIQTAEEAKVWKEVMQKPVLNYFLEKTGKDGKELVDLITKIGK
- a CDS encoding TRAP transporter small permease, giving the protein MVRLLERVIDRVTGFAAVIGGVFTGIMTLIVGYAVIARYIFNRPIGWSEEISVYLMVWAVFLGAAYTLKEDAHIGVDILISKAPARIRRALLLFHYLVGILFMSILFYHGIDMVALTLKMGSRSLAIDFPLVLSHLAVPVGSGILILQLINKLISLAAGRH
- a CDS encoding TRAP transporter large permease, with amino-acid sequence MEIIIIFAILLVILATGLPVFISLASLATGILLLTGQSLSTLPSTMYAAMDNFVLLAVPLFMLMAHIMTKGGVGDDLFDFVHVWLKHLPGGIAMTAVVTCSIFAAICGSSAATAVTIGIAAIPAMLRYKYEKPFVLGLVAAGGTLGILIPPSGPMIIYGAITDTSVGKLFIAGIVPGVLISLLFLIYCWFYASRTPGLEGDIPSSWLERWKAFKRASLSLIMPPVIIGGIYLGIFTPTEAAGIGALMAFIICFLVYRRLGIKDIPAIMKDTVKTTAMIFMIIGAAVFFGQVLTINQIPQKIVHLAVEMELGKWTFLILVNFLLLFLGCFLEVVSIILIVVPIFFPVIEKLGIDPVWFGIIFTINMELALITPPVGMNLYVIMGISDGKLKEIVKGVWPFILMLVAGLILVMLVPDLSLWLTRFVG
- a CDS encoding oxaloacetate decarboxylase is translated as MRKTTHFKKLILDEKILVLPGVYDALSAKIAEQTGFKAVTLGGYPASGSLLAKPDVSLLTLSEMVDHVRYIVDAVDIPVFVDGDTGHGNVTNVARTVKLFENAGVAGLFLEDQVFPKRCGHMEGKQVIITEEMVSKLKAAVDARKDDDLVIMARTDALAVHGIDEAIERGNRYKEAGADLIFIEAPESVEAMRRVCREVKAPMLANMVEGGKTPILTAKELQDIGYSVATFPLSTIYAAAYGVKTVLEELAATGTTAGCINKMVAFSDFNALVGLAKVRETEAFYCADLFEILQKTNK
- a CDS encoding MFS transporter; translation: MDTANTEIVTDRSAQRWITISIAFAAFMSKLDGSIVNISLPAISQYFNVGTSDVSWVMLGYLLIQTNTMLITGKLGDVIGLKKTFLIGYSVFTAGSLLCGLSPGINMLIISRCLQGIGGAMIMTSAFAAIPKYLPDTIIGSAFGIAATGAALGLIVGAPLGGFITGLFSWHWIFLINIPIGIVAVLVAQKVIPEKKATAGDVRTKGKGFDIAGAGLSFFGLLALTYGLNRGQELGWGSAFIVGLFIASCLLLAAFYWWEKRSSNPLMDLELFRNHNFMYANVAAFAAFMVLSGVNFLTPFYFEFAKGLNSQQVGMIFLCFSAVYVVIGPVAGKISDKIRPSYLCAAAMISGSLCMFTFAVTSEYQGLIFGIIFLIWFALSYGMFISPNNNQAMRHAPSREQGVASGVFTTMTSLGLVFGVSVFETIFSEALPDNISLEVIAQTRPHMMLAGFRHAFIAAGIVTFAAFLFSLFIREKRQAVL
- a CDS encoding XRE family transcriptional regulator, which gives rise to MRTAEKRAKEICTAIGQRVRSIRKEKRLTLDDLAARTGFAKSYLSQIETLKREPPISTLTKIAFVLGVDVLFLISGEASRGEKQSITIMKASKRRVIPRPSGSPAYTYQPVNDKKMDRLMDGYVVTIGPDFPLEPLVHEGQELCYVLEGTQEFLYNGESHTFKKGDSYCFESSKPHYTRAVGNKPAKVLVVFVSKR